A genomic window from Sphingomonas taxi includes:
- the hslU gene encoding ATP-dependent protease ATPase subunit HslU, translated as MNQNLTPKAIVAALDAHIIGQRDAKRAVAVAMRNRWRRQQLSADLRDEVTPKNILMIGPTGCGKTEISRRLAKLADAPFVKVEATKFTEVGYVGRDVEQIARDLVEEAIRLEKERRRVAVKDKAEEAAMKRLLDALVGKDSSAATRESFKQRFADGHLDATEIEIELEQAATTPFEVPGAGPQMINLSEMMKSFGGGQPLKRRKLSVRAAWDKLVEEEADKRLDQDEVSRTALADAEANGIVFLDEIDKIAVSDVRGGSVSREGVQRDLLPLIEGTTVATKYGPMKTDHILFIASGAFHVAKPSDLLPELQGRLPIRVELKGLTEEDFIAILSDTKASLPAQYKALLATEGAEVSFTDDGIAAIARIAAEVNGQVENIGARRLQTVMEKLLEEVSFDAEDRSEPVTVDSAYVDKQLAGIARNTDLSRFVL; from the coding sequence ATGAACCAGAACCTCACCCCCAAGGCGATCGTCGCCGCCCTCGACGCCCATATCATCGGCCAGCGCGACGCCAAGCGTGCGGTCGCGGTGGCGATGCGCAACCGCTGGCGGCGCCAGCAGCTCTCCGCCGATCTGCGCGACGAGGTGACGCCCAAGAACATCCTGATGATCGGGCCGACCGGCTGCGGCAAGACCGAGATCAGCCGCCGGCTGGCGAAGCTCGCCGACGCGCCCTTCGTCAAGGTCGAGGCGACCAAGTTCACCGAGGTCGGCTATGTCGGTCGCGACGTCGAACAGATCGCCCGCGACCTCGTCGAGGAGGCGATCCGGCTGGAGAAAGAGCGCCGCCGCGTCGCGGTGAAGGACAAGGCCGAGGAGGCGGCGATGAAGCGCCTGCTCGATGCGCTGGTCGGCAAGGATTCGAGCGCGGCGACGCGCGAGAGCTTCAAGCAGCGCTTCGCCGACGGCCATCTCGACGCGACCGAGATCGAGATCGAGCTGGAACAGGCTGCGACGACGCCGTTCGAGGTACCCGGTGCCGGACCGCAGATGATCAACCTGTCGGAGATGATGAAGTCGTTCGGCGGCGGCCAGCCGCTCAAGCGCCGCAAGCTGTCGGTCCGCGCGGCATGGGACAAGCTCGTCGAGGAAGAGGCGGACAAGCGCCTCGACCAGGACGAGGTCAGCCGCACCGCGCTCGCCGACGCGGAGGCGAACGGCATCGTCTTCCTCGACGAGATCGACAAGATCGCGGTCAGCGACGTGCGCGGCGGTTCGGTCAGCCGCGAGGGCGTGCAACGCGACCTGCTGCCGCTGATCGAGGGCACAACGGTGGCGACCAAATACGGGCCGATGAAGACCGACCATATCCTCTTCATCGCCAGCGGCGCCTTCCACGTCGCTAAGCCGAGCGACCTGCTGCCGGAATTGCAGGGCCGCCTGCCGATCCGCGTCGAGCTGAAAGGGCTGACCGAGGAGGATTTCATCGCGATCCTGTCGGACACCAAGGCGTCGCTGCCCGCGCAATATAAGGCCTTGCTGGCGACCGAGGGCGCCGAGGTGAGCTTCACCGACGACGGCATCGCCGCGATCGCGCGCATCGCCGCCGAGGTGAACGGCCAGGTCGAGAATATCGGCGCGCGGCGGTTGCAGACGGTGATGGAGAAGCTGCTGGAGGAGGTGAGCTTCGACGCCGAGGATCGCAGCGAGCCGGTGACGGTGGATTCGGCCTATGTCGACAAGCAACTCGCCGGCATCGCCCGCAATACCGATCTCAGCCGGTTCGTGCTTTAA